A portion of the Oncorhynchus gorbuscha isolate QuinsamMale2020 ecotype Even-year linkage group LG19, OgorEven_v1.0, whole genome shotgun sequence genome contains these proteins:
- the LOC124005012 gene encoding glucagon receptor-like — MKTPAILLLILSVLCRTVLVSTKTVKHTVEEWNRYRNECLLRMSTDPTPPGLFCGRMFDMYACWPEGVPNTTVKVPCPWYLPWYNQVRNGYVLRECGPDGQWAINNTSSTWRDHSQCNADNNQQVAQENQMVILAYFRVMYTVGYSLSLASLSLALIILLIFRKLRCTRNYIHTNLFASFILRAISILTRDAVLTRDTPEFRDNRDVSNVLSDKALSGCRVAQVLMQYCVGANYYWLLVEGLYLHNLLVLMVFSENSYFCGYLFIGWGSPVLFVVPWIIVRYLYENTRCWEINENMAYWWIIRTPILLAILVNFFIFIRIIQILVSKLKANQMRYTDYKFRLAKSTLTLIPLLGIHEVVFAVMSEEQTEGVLRNINLFFELFFNSFQGLLVAILYCFVNKEVQSEIKKKWQRWKLGMNVLDDLRNTGSNTPQGGTGGGQCHHDPPCQPDCPQEDTHNLFSDASASGPHAHPRPHHHPGAKKGKAYCYISARKQVLNGLDGAPLEKGGGEGAIKYSESYC, encoded by the exons CTTGTGTCAACGAAGACGGTGAAGCACACGGTGGAGGAATGGAACAGATACAGGAACGAGTGCCTGCTGAGAATGAGCACGGACCCCACACCCCCAG GCTTGTTCTGCGGCCGTATGTTTGACATGTACGCCTGCTGGCCGGAGGGTGTCCCCAACACCACGGTTAAAGTGCCCTGCCCGTGGTACCTCCCCTGGTACAACCAAG TTCGTAATGGGTATGTGTTGCGGGAGTGTGGGCCTGATGGCCAGTGGGCCATTAACAACACCAGCAGCACATGGAGGGACCACTCCCAGTGCAACGCAGACAACAACCAGCAGGTGGCACAG GAGAACCAGATGGTGATCTTGGCCTACTTCCGGGTGATGTACACTGTGGGCTACTCTCTGTCCCTGGCCAGCCTTTCCCTGGCCCTCATTATACTGCTCATCTTCAG GAAACTAAGGTGCACCAGGAACTATATCCACACCAATCTGTTTGCGTCCTTCATCCTGCGAGCCATATCCATCCTCACCAGAGATGCTGTCCTCACCAGGGACACCCCAGAgtttagagacaacagagacgTGTCCAACGTCCTCAGTGATAAG GCCCTATCTGGCTGCCGTGTGGCCCAGGTGCTGATGCAGTACTGTGTGGGGGCTAACTACTACTGGCTGCTGGTGGAGGGCCTGTACCTTCACAACCTGCTGGTGCTCATGGTCTTCTCAGAGAACAGCTACTTCTGTGGATACCTCTTCATCGGCTGGg GATCCCCAGTGTTATTTGTGGTCCCCTGGATTATAGTGCGGTACCTGTATGAGAATACACG GTGCTGGGAGATCAACGAGAACATGGCGTACTGGTGGATCATCCGCACACCCATCCTCCTGGCCATTCTG GTCAACTTTTTCATATTTATTCGGATCATACAGATCCTTGTCTCCAAATTGAAGGCAAACCAAATGAGGTACACCGATTATAAATTCAG GTTGGCAAAGTCCACTCTgaccctcatccctctcctcggCATCCATGAGGTTGTCTTTGCCGTGATGTCAGAGGAACAGACCGAGGGCGTCCTCCGAAATATCAACCTCTTCTTTGAACTTTTCTTCAACTCTTTCCAG GGTCTACTGGTTGCCATCCTGTACTGCTTCGTCAATAAAGAG gtgCAGTCAGAGATAAAGAAGAAGTGGCAGCGATGGAAGCTGGGCATGAACGTCCTGGACGACCTTCGCAACACGGGCAGCAACACGCCACAGGGGGGCACCGGCGGCGGGCAGTGCCACCACGACCCGCCCTGCCAGCCTGACTGTCCACAGGAGGATACCCACAACCTCTTCTCGGACGCCTCCGCCTCGGGGCCGCATGCCCACCCGCGCCCACACCACCACCCAGGGGCCAAGAAGGGCAAGGCCTACTGCTACATTTCCGCCCGCAAGCAGGTGCTGAACGGCCTTGATGGAGCTCCGCTGGAAAAAGGGGGCGGAGAGGGAGCCATCAAATACTCTGAGAGCTACTGCTGA